The Magnetococcales bacterium region GGATCAAGGACCGGAAAAACACCTTCCTACCCCCCCTTGACGGTCAGGATGGGAACTTTTGCCAAACCGATGATACGCTCCATGACGCTGCCCAGAAAGACCCTTTCCAGGCCGGAGCGGCCGTGACTGCCACCGATGATGAGATCGGCCCCCCGGTCGCTGGCGGCTTGCACGATCACCTGGGCGGTTGAATCGCCGTTGACCACATCGCCGGAAACCTGAATACCGGGTTCATCCTGTTCGAGGGCCAGGCAGATGCGTTGCATGGCCTCCGTTGCTTCCTGGCGGCGTTTTTCTCCGTGGACATTGCGCACGACGGAGACGACAGTCAAGGGAATCTGGAAGAGGGTGGCCAGTTTGCCGGCGGTCACGGCGGCCCGGTCGCTGTAACGGGAGCCATCGACGGCGAGCAGGATTCCTTTCTGCCAGAGATGGGCATCCTTGGGCACCACAAGAACCTTGCAACGGGACTGGGCCACGACCCGGGCGGTGGCTTCGCCAACCATGAGCCGGGCCAGACCGCGAATGCCCCGGCGTCCCATGACGATCAGGTCAGCCTGAATCTCTTCGCTGGCGGCCAGAATTTCGGCATGGGGATGGATTCCGCGCTTGACGACGGGAATGGCTGCGATGGCCTCCGTGGTCATTTTTTGGGCAATGGTCTCCAGATCCTTTCTCGCCGTCACTTCCTTGCTGTGGGCAAGATCGGGAACCAGGGTATCAATCTCGGGATTGCTGATCACCATGCGCATGGGGTAGAGCGTAGCCCCGGTGACTTTGGCAAGGGCAATGGCCACGTGCAGGGCACCCTCGCTGAAGTTGGAACCGTCAGTGGCGACCAGAATTTTTTGGAATCTTCCGGTGGGAAGCAGTGTCGAGGCGGACATGGGCGTAAACTCCTTCAGTGACCGGCTGCCAGGATGCCTGATGCCGCAAGGGCGAGGATCACAACTTCCAGCATGGCGAGGACAAAATAGACAAAGTCCTTCTTCTTGAGCAGAACAGGAATGATGCGCAGGTAGCAGACGAGGGTGATCATGGCCAGAAAAGCGATGCCGACATAGTTCAGATAATCGCCCTTGTTGACGAGATGTACCCAGGACCAGCCGGTGTGCAGGTGGGCCTTGGCCAGGTAATCCCTGGCCGAGATGGACCAGTATTGGTGCATCTCTTCAAGCGGAATCACGCCCGGCAGGAGACCGAAAATATAGATGGCGAAGGATACCAGAAGCATGGCAAAACCGATCTTCCAGCCGATATTCAAAAGTCTGGCGTAGATGATCTGTTCTTCCGAGGCATAGTTTTTGGTGTTTTGTGGCGTGGTGTCCATGTCAGAAACCCAGACCTTTCGAAAGGGCACGCAGCCCGGCAATCAGCAGCATGATGATGACAACCTTGCGGACGGTGGCGGCATTGGTGATGGCCAGCAGCCGGACACCGATCAGCGATCCCAGCATGATGCCCAGGATGGAGGGAATGGTGACGATGGCCAGAACGGCCCCCTGATTGAGGTAGACCCAGGCTGCCGAGGTATCGACGATGGAGAGCAGAAATTTGGAGGTGGCCACCGAAACCTTCAGGGGCGCTCCCATGACCAGATTGAGTACCGGGACATTGGCCCAGCCGGCACCCAGACCAAACATGCCGGCCATGACACCAATGACGACGAAAAGAATGAGGCCATGGATGGTCCGGTGAATTTTCCAGTCAATCTCCTGGCCGCGCGCGGCATCGAAGAAAATGCCGTGGATACGCAGGGAGGAGGAGAGGGCGTCGGCCTGGGGAACATCCGGCATTTCCGATTTTTTGGCGAGCCACATGAGCAGGACGATACCCAGAATGGTCACTCCCAGACAGGTCTGGACCAGCCAGACCGGCAAGGCCAGGCCCATCATGGCACCGGCAATGGCCGAGGCCGACGCGATGACCGCCGCCGGCAAGGCCAGACGCAGGTTGGCCATGCCGCTTTTCAGCAGGCCCGGTCCGGCGGCCAGGGCACCGGCCAATGCCACCATCAGCCCGGCACCACGAATGAAATCCATATGAAAAGGAAAGAAAAATCCGCCCACAATGGGAACGAACAAGACGCCCCCACCCACCCCGCCCAGCACGGCCACAATACCAAGGAAGAAACAAACGATAAAAAGGGCCAGTGCCCAACCCCAGGCCGGGAGTTGCAAACCAGAAGAAACAGCCTCGGCGGTGGCTCCGGCAACCTCGGTGGCTTCTGCAGGCAGGGAAAGAAGCGGCAGGATGAGGCCTGCCAGGAGTGGCAAAATTCGAATGAGTAGGCGCATGATCGATTGTTTTCCGTGCTGATGTTTATTGGATGATCACGGCAGGGGTGTGACGACGCCGGACCCTGATCCTAGTCCTGTGTTTTCCATGCGTCAATCTCTTCTCGACGGGGGCTGAAACCGGCGTGATGGTGTTGTCACGGAAGAAGCGTTATGCTGCGATCAATAGTATTAATTATTGATTTTATTAACTATTATAAAGAAGCGTCCCGGATTTCTTTGCCAGGATTCAGTGATGATCTGGTATGGAATTGACGTCTGCACACGACATTGGGTAAAAAAAAGTTAAACAGGCGTTAAAAAATTCTTGCATGCCTGTGCAGTGTGGTGCCATCCTCAGCAGGTTTTGCGTTTTTAATACTCTTTCTCTCTCTCAAATTCCATTTTTGATATTAAGGTCTTATCAAGAATGGACTGAACCAGGTTGGGAGGTTGGCCATGCAATTAAGTGGGGTGGTCCGGGAACTTTACGTTCCTCTTGCCGATTATCCGCATGTGCGCGACAGCGCCACGGTGCGGGATGTATTTGCAACCTTGCAGGAAAAATACAGTTCCGCCGAGCAGTTTCGCAGTGTTCTTGTCATTGACAGTCATGGCCGGCTGGTTGGCATGCTGGGTCTGCGGGACATGCTTCATGGCCTGTTGCCGGATTATCTTCGCCAATCTCCGACACATTTTCAGGGAATGGGCGATGACGTGACCTCTCTGGCCATGCTCTGGCAGGAAGATTGCGCGGATTTATGCCGGCAGGCATCCCTGGGTCCGGTCGGCCCGCATGTCACGGCCATCAAGGGATCCCTGCACCTCGACGATCCCCTGGCCAAGGGCATCTATATGATGGCCACGACCGCAGCCAACATTTTGCCGGTGGTCGAAGATCACAAGGTTATCGGTGTGTTGCGTCTCGTCGATGTGGTGACCGAAGTCACCAAGGCGGTGCTCCATGGCTGATCAGACTGCCGTTCACTTTGACGCCGAAGAAAAACAACTCTTCGATTGGAAAAAGTGGGGTGGGTTGCTCGGTGGGTTGATTCTGTTTTTGCTTGTCTACAACTCCGCCCCCTGGGCCGACGCCATCGATCCTTCAGGCAAGAAGTTTCCGTTACCGCCTGAAGGCAAGGCGGCCATAGGCTTGTTTCTCATGGCTGGTATCTGGTGGGTCCTGGAGGTCATTCCCATCGGTGTCACTGCCATCGCCATTGGAGTCATGCAGGTCTTGTTTGCCATTCGTCCCGCCAAGGAGGCTTTTCGCGATTTCATGGATCCGTCGGTGTTGTTCATCTTCGGTTCCCTGGTGATCGGCATGGCTTTCACCAAATCCGGCCTGACCCGGCGCCTGGCCTACAAGGTGCTGCTGATTGTCGGTGAAAAAACCCGCATGATACTGCTGGGTGCCCTGGTGGTTACCGCCTTGTTGACCCATCTGATGGCCCACACCGCCGTGGCAGCGACCATGTATCCCATCCTGCTGGCCATCCTGGCCCTTTATCGTGAAGAACCGGGTCCCTCCCGGTTTGGCAAAAGCCTGTTCATCGGCATGGCCTGGGCAGCCGGGGCCGGCAGTGTCATCACCTTTCTCGGTGCGGCACGTGGCCCGGCAGCGGCCAGCATGTTCAAGGAATTTACCGGTCGCGATGTCGCCTTCTTCGATCTGCCCATTTTTCTGGGTTTGATCGGTTGGATCATGGTGTTCATCATTTGGTTTTACCTGTCCATCGCCTTCAAGCCTTCCAAGGCGGTGATCCCGGGGTTGCGGGAAAAGGTGAAACACATGGTCGATGCGCTGGGACCCATGAGCCGCCAGGAACAGTTTGTGTTGCTCTGCGTCTTTCTGGTCGTGGTATTGATGGCGTTGCAGTCCGTCGTCCCGACCCTGGGTGCCATCGACCGTGCCGCCCTGATGCTGATCTCCACCCTGCTGTTCTTCATCTTCAATATTTTAACAGTAAAAGACCTGGAAGAGATTCCCTGGAACATCGTTCTGTTGTTCTCGGGTGCCATGAGTATCGGTTTTTGTCTTTGGAAAACCGGTGCCGCCCAGTGGATGGCCGTCGAATGGCTGGCCACTCTCAAGGATGCCCATTGGTGGGTTTTTGTCATGGGCATCGCCGCTTTTGTATTGGCCATGACCAACTTCATCATGAACGTGGCGGCAATTGCCATCGCCTTGCCGGTATCACTCGTGATCGCCAAATATCTGGGGGTTGCCCCGGATGTGATCTTCTATGCCTCGCTGGTCACCGCCGGCATGCCCTTCGTGTTGTTGATCGGTGCGGCTCCCAACGCTATTGCCTACGAATCCAAACAGTTCACACCGGGTGAATTTCTGGTTCATGGTTTGGTCATGAGCGCCATTCTGCTTGTGGTATTGGGCGTGGCCCTGGTCACCATCTGGCCCTTGTTCGGCATGCCCATCCTGATGCCAAAATAAAAATACCGGAATATCTCACGCCAGGAGGAAGCGGCTCTGCCCTTCCTCCTGGTGGAACTCAATCAGGTTGCCCTTCGCGCAATCGGATGGTCCTTTCCGTGTCTCTGGTAATGAGATATGATGTCGGGTATGTTAGACAACGATGATTCCATCTACCATCGCCTCTTTTCCTATCCGGAAATGGTGGCCGATCTGCTGCGGAATTTTTTGGAGTTCGCCCTCCTGGCAGAACTTGATCTGTCGCAAATGCGGCGGATGAACACCAAGTTTACGGCCCAGACCGGTCAACGACGGCGGGGAGATGTGGTATGGGAAATTCCCACCTGCGCTGGCAGCAGTGTGTTTTTGATCCTGATTTTGGAGTTTCAGTCCGATATTGACGAGTGGATGGTGTTGCGTCTCG contains the following coding sequences:
- a CDS encoding sulfite exporter TauE/SafE family protein, which produces MRLLIRILPLLAGLILPLLSLPAEATEVAGATAEAVSSGLQLPAWGWALALFIVCFFLGIVAVLGGVGGGVLFVPIVGGFFFPFHMDFIRGAGLMVALAGALAAGPGLLKSGMANLRLALPAAVIASASAIAGAMMGLALPVWLVQTCLGVTILGIVLLMWLAKKSEMPDVPQADALSSSLRIHGIFFDAARGQEIDWKIHRTIHGLILFVVIGVMAGMFGLGAGWANVPVLNLVMGAPLKVSVATSKFLLSIVDTSAAWVYLNQGAVLAIVTIPSILGIMLGSLIGVRLLAITNAATVRKVVIIMLLIAGLRALSKGLGF
- a CDS encoding SLC13/DASS family transporter, with product MADQTAVHFDAEEKQLFDWKKWGGLLGGLILFLLVYNSAPWADAIDPSGKKFPLPPEGKAAIGLFLMAGIWWVLEVIPIGVTAIAIGVMQVLFAIRPAKEAFRDFMDPSVLFIFGSLVIGMAFTKSGLTRRLAYKVLLIVGEKTRMILLGALVVTALLTHLMAHTAVAATMYPILLAILALYREEPGPSRFGKSLFIGMAWAAGAGSVITFLGAARGPAAASMFKEFTGRDVAFFDLPIFLGLIGWIMVFIIWFYLSIAFKPSKAVIPGLREKVKHMVDALGPMSRQEQFVLLCVFLVVVLMALQSVVPTLGAIDRAALMLISTLLFFIFNILTVKDLEEIPWNIVLLFSGAMSIGFCLWKTGAAQWMAVEWLATLKDAHWWVFVMGIAAFVLAMTNFIMNVAAIAIALPVSLVIAKYLGVAPDVIFYASLVTAGMPFVLLIGAAPNAIAYESKQFTPGEFLVHGLVMSAILLVVLGVALVTIWPLFGMPILMPK
- a CDS encoding CBS domain-containing protein — protein: MQLSGVVRELYVPLADYPHVRDSATVRDVFATLQEKYSSAEQFRSVLVIDSHGRLVGMLGLRDMLHGLLPDYLRQSPTHFQGMGDDVTSLAMLWQEDCADLCRQASLGPVGPHVTAIKGSLHLDDPLAKGIYMMATTAANILPVVEDHKVIGVLRLVDVVTEVTKAVLHG
- a CDS encoding universal stress protein, translated to MSASTLLPTGRFQKILVATDGSNFSEGALHVAIALAKVTGATLYPMRMVISNPEIDTLVPDLAHSKEVTARKDLETIAQKMTTEAIAAIPVVKRGIHPHAEILAASEEIQADLIVMGRRGIRGLARLMVGEATARVVAQSRCKVLVVPKDAHLWQKGILLAVDGSRYSDRAAVTAGKLATLFQIPLTVVSVVRNVHGEKRRQEATEAMQRICLALEQDEPGIQVSGDVVNGDSTAQVIVQAASDRGADLIIGGSHGRSGLERVFLGSVMERIIGLAKVPILTVKGG